One genomic segment of Gasterosteus aculeatus chromosome 6, fGasAcu3.hap1.1, whole genome shotgun sequence includes these proteins:
- the znf488 gene encoding zinc finger protein 488: MSSGFTMDHTFLSRPIWTGDSKFIQHPADLYTSVLVTRSIPAGTCFGPCVLQNTFYETIAFIAQKSSDKTAKSYVFRVDPEVMRNSALVLSWLRLVQAARNGEEQNTEAFLKAGQLYVRTIRDIRQDEELLVWYDQELSHLLGFTDITRGPSEEFKCGRCNQAFENEYPFLAHCRFLCTQVKTDTWSRELDVHKHVETKRPHRVTDFHNIARDLEHRKSGINEDAEIFPKRRKYEETLCLKVRKTVLLEKTNISNDDNITPLIKGYDQSAGEASSSAGKMKADKIKPDHLGCKNDGITQVSVMEPGESASLHSSGSSAFSLVLSNNRGEQKSAFCKPSKRTSASDHQAHLSSASTGPSIRLQEMTDSFPSRTVMGYSNLMASNILSSDLHTVPSPVALNNAFHYAPEHWSRSVGVQLQNTPSLTILPPTFTSFGVSVQNWCAKCNLSFRMTSDLVFHMRSHHKKEFAAESHVRKRREEKLTCPICHEYFRERHHLSRHMTSHN; encoded by the exons ATGTCCAGCGG TTTTACGATGGATCACACTTTCCTGTCTCGGCCAATCTGGACCGGTGACAGCAAATTCATCCAGCATCCAGCGGACCTCTACACCAGCGTGCTCGTTACGCGCAGCATCCCTGCGGGCACATGCTTCGGTCCATGTGTGCTCCAAAACACCTTCTATGAGACCATCGCCTTCATAGCGCAGAAATCCAGCGATAAGACAGCGAAGTCATATGTGTTCAGG GTGGATCCTGAGGTCATGCGTAATTCTGCGCTAGTGCTGTCCTGGCTGCGGCTCGTGCAGGCTGCGCGTAATGGAGAGGAACAGAACACGGAGGCCTTTCTGAAAGCGGGTCAGCTGTATGTGCGGACCATCCGGGACATCCGGCAGGACGAAGAGCTTCTGGTGTGGTACGACCAGGAGCTATCTCACCTACTGGGCTTCACGGACATAACCAGAGGGCCAAGTGAAG agttCAAATGTGGAAGATGTAACCAGGCTTTTGAGAATGAGTATCCTTTCCTGGCTCACTGCCGATTCCTGTGTACTCAAGTAAAGACTGACACTTGGAGCCGCGAGCTTGACGTGCACAAGCACGTGGAAACGAAGAGGCCACACCGAGTGACAGATTTCCACAACATCGCCAGAGATTTGGAACACAGGAAATCTGGCATCAACGAGGATGCAGAGATTTTCCCCAAGAGAAGGAAATACGAGGAAACTCTCTGTCTCAAAGTGCGGAAAACGGTtcttttggaaaaaacaaacatatcaaaCGACGACAATATTACACCACTGATTAAGGGCTACGACCAGTCAGCGGGAGAGGCATCGTCCTCCGCGGGGAAAATGAAAGCAGATAAGATCAAACCGGATCATTTGGGATGTAAGAACGACGGCATTACGCAGGTAAGCGTGATGGAACCAGGCGAGAGCGCTAGTTTGCACTCAAGCGGAAGCAGTGCATTTTCTCTGGTCCTGTCCAACAATCGGGGTGAGCAGAAAAGCGCCTTCTGTAAACCAAGTAAAAGAACTTCCGCTAGTGACCACCAGGCGCATCTCAGCAGCGCTTCAACAGGCCCCTCTATCCGCCTGCAGGAGATGACTGATTCGTTCCCCTCCAGGACTGTTATGGGGTACAGCAATCTAATGGCGTCCAACATCCTAAGCAGTGACTTACATACTGTACCCTCACCGGTTGCGTTAAACAACGCTTTCCATTACGCGCCGGAACACTGGTCAAGGAGCGTTGGCGTCCAGCTGCAGAACACCCCCTCTCTCACCATCCTGCCCCCGACGTTCACCTCATTCGGCGTGTCGGTGCAGAACTGGTGCGCCAAATGCAACCTGTCTTTCCGCATGACATCCGACCTCGTGTTCCACATGCGCTCTCATCACAAGAAGGAGTTTGCGGCAGAGTCCcacgtgaggaagaggagggaggagaaactCACCTGTCCGATCTGCCACGAATACTTCCGGGAGCGACACCACCTGTCCAGACACATGACATCGCATAATTGA